One Engystomops pustulosus chromosome 7, aEngPut4.maternal, whole genome shotgun sequence DNA window includes the following coding sequences:
- the FHOD1 gene encoding FH1/FH2 domain-containing protein 1 isoform X5 encodes MAFIPCRVQYLDDMDPFVCTNFPEPRRPPVYNFPETAPLMDQLPALHKLLEAPLKLEDCILQLSTNGNYLDIELSLAEQRDYLEAFYEDISKGRRPTLILRTQLSVRVHAILEKLYNSNGPELRRSLFSLKQLFQEDKDLVPEFVNSEGLTCLIKVGAEADQNYQNYILRALSQIMLFVDGMNGVINHNETVQWLYTLCGSPYRLVVKTALKLLIVFVEYTESNAPLLIKAVNIVDHKRGTNPWSNLIDILEEKNGADSELLVFAMTLINKQIQFSGKQTLAALPDQDSFYDVTDCLEQQGMEKLIQRHMNYKGTDPDLKQRLALYESALKMEDGDNEESSGGPRKDRRKNSLGVEEGRRSRRSLGNSAEVWAKINNNSTAPVMPPIENSINLQNAAKPFSMPKPTVCIVPPSPPKQPPADKLPSPSPESSKMEQNVQLPTPEVTPDKQSSSESHNMHSSSANISLSRSSPEVDKAPIVNDRSIFKVNQTEPVWEEKNNHVYGDKPILKKFQNRFLENLAATELEKMSALSKGRQEMLAEAVRNGSGNDEDEESSPEQEADKASMEDFGIQEQTNPGNAPPLTTDRSSSKKFMLDMLYTKNQNNADPEIHSANSTVSTDPGKPPRDMKSPVARTEIYEPETSPTKVPVENGSDSRKGVRAQYSIDAETNAKNLEKTLMTPFKKPAETLWEQTPQPPQMDLKIKDLDFTDLCEEEDFDVLDFEATETVAPSRSSNVNHSPPSISGLPLPPPPPPPPLGSCPGFPSPIPPPPVCPPPPLGRAPHLPPPPPAPPSFSPVLQDSFNTTVNKKRKTVKLFWKEMKEADCNSRGKFGKGTLWESLDKINVDTEKLEHLFESKAKELISSKKGAEVKKQALVVLDPKRSNAINIGLTVLPTVHIIKTAILNFDEYAISKEGIEKILTMVPTEEEKQKIQEAQIANPDVPLGSAEQFLLTLSSISGLTSRLQLWAFKLDYETMEKEIAEPLFDLKLGMEQLSKNKTFKVILASLLAVGNFLNGSNAKGFDLGYLEKVSEVKDTVHRQTLLHHMCNIVIEKCPDTSDLYSEIAAITRSSKVDFDELADSLVQLEKRCRESWDSLKVIAKHETKPGLKNKMTDFLKSSTDKIVILKIVHRRILNRFRSFLLYLGYTYSSARDMKITRFCRVISEFALEYRTARERVLQQKQKRAAYRERNKTRGRMITETAKFSSAATTTMTTESNITLTSNRLHTQSSEEGHENMTNILISSGEPNTRRSRGVRSLGRASPPDLSGNKEEQGGSPVDASDEIMDRLVQSVTQNPNPRVVAQKERKRSRANRKSLRRTLKSGISDDLVQALGLSKSSEVVV; translated from the exons CAAAGGCAGACGACCAACGCTGATCCTCCGGACACAGCTGTCGGTGAGAGTCCACGCCATTCTAG AGAAGTTATACAATTCCAATGGCCCGGAGTTACGGAGGTCGCTCTTCTCTCTAAAGCAGCTTTTCCAG GAAGACAAGGATCTAGTGCCAGAGTTTGTGAATTCTGAGGGGCTGACATGTCTCATCAAGGTTGGGGCTGAGGCAGACCAGAACTACCAGAACTACATCCTTAGAG CTTTGAGTCAGATCATGCTCTTTGTGGATGGTATGAATGGTGTGATAAATCACAATGAGACGGTCCAGTGGTTATACACTCTCTGCGGCAGTCCG TACCGCCTTGTGGTAAAGACTGCTCTAAAGCTGTTGATAGTCTTTGTGGAGTACACAGAATCCAATGCACCTCTTCTTATCAAAGCCGTGAATATTGTGGATCATAAGCGGG GTACTAACCCATGGTCGAACCTCATAGATATTCTGGAAGAGAAGAATGGGGCAGACTCAGAACTTCTTGTGTTCGCCATGACCCTCATTAACAAG CAAATCCAATTTTCAGGAAAGCAG ACACTGGCAGCTCTCCCAGATCAGGACTCCTTCTACGACGTTACGGACTGTCTGGAGCAGCAGGGGATGGAGAAGCTCATCCAGCGACACATGAACTACAAGGGGACAGACCCAGACCTCAAGCAGCGACTAGCCCTGTATGAG AGTGCTTTAAAAATGGAGGATGGTGACAATGAAGAGTCATCTGGAGGTCCTCGCAAGGATCGTAGGAAAAATTCTCTTGGGGTAGAAGAGGGGCGACGCTCAAGACGTTCACTGGGCAATAGCGCAGAAGTCTGGGCAAAGATAAACAACAATTCCACTGCACCAGTAATGCCCCCTATTGAAAACAGCATTAACCTGCAGAATGCTGCTAAACCATTCTCCATGCCCAAGCCAACTGTTTGCATTGTGCCCCCTTCTCCACCAAAGCAACCACCAGCAGATAAGCTGCCATCTCCCAGTCCTGAAAGCTCTAAGATGGAACAGAATGTACAGCTGCCGACCCCTGAAGTGACACCCGACAAGCA GTCAAGCTCTGAAAGCCATAACATGCACAGCAGCTCTGCCAATATCTCCTTGTCTAGATCCTCGCCAGAAGTAGACAAAGCCCCTATAGTCAATGATCGAAGTATATTTAA AGTGAACCAAACAGAACCTGTTTG GGAGGAAAAGAATAATCATGTGTATGGGGACAAACCCATCCTGAAAAAGTTTCA AAACCGATTTCTTGAGAACCTGGCTGCCACAGAGTTAGAaaagatgtctgccttgtccaaAGGTAGACAGGAGATGCTGGCAGAAGCCGTGCGGAACGGGAGTGGAAACGATGAAGATGAAGAATCTTCCCCGGAGCAGGAGGCAGACAAAGCCAGCATGGAGGACTTTGGCATCCAGGAACAAA CAAACCCCGGTAATGCCCCTCCACTCACCACTGACCGTAGCAGCTCTAAGAAATTCATGCTGGACATGCTATATACTAAAAACCAGAATAACGCTGACCCAGAAATTCACAGTGCAAACAGTACAGTTTCTACTGACCCAGGGAAGCCACCAAGAGACATGAAGTCTCCAGTAGCCAGGACAGAAATCTATGAGCCGGAGACTTCTCCCACCAAAGTTCCTGTGGAAAATGGTTCAGACTCTCGTAAAGGCGTTAGGGCCCAGTACAGCATTGATGCTGAAACCAATGCCAAAAACCTAGAGAAGACACTCATGACCCCCTTCAAAAAACCTGCTGAAACCCTGTGGGAGCAAACCCCACAACCCCCACAGATGGATCTGAAAATTAAGGACTTGGACTTCACAGacttgtgtgaggaggaggattttGATGTACTTGATTTTGAGGCCACAGAAACTGTTGCACCTTCTCGATCATCCAATGTAAATCATTCTCCACCATCCATTTCAGGGTTGCCACTtccaccccctcctccaccaccaccacttgGCAGTTGTCCTGGATTTCCTTCACCAATCCCTCCACCTCCAGtgtgtcctccacctcctctaggaAGGGCACCCCACTTACCACCACCACCTCCTGCACCTCCCAGCTTCAGCCCTGTGTTACAGGACTCATTTAACACAACTGTAAATAAGAAGAGGAAGACAGTAAAGCTGTTCTGGAAGGAGATGAAAGAGGCAGACTGCAACAGTCGGGGAAAGTTTGGCAAAGGCACTTTGTGGGAGTCACTGGACAAGATCAATGTGGACACTGAGAAACTTGAACATCTTTTTGAGTCTAAAGCCAAAGAACTAATTTCTTCCAAG aAAGGAGCAGAAGTAAAGAAACAGGCTCTGGTGGTGTTGGACCCGAAGAGAAGCAACGCTATTAACATTGGCCTCACAGTTCTTCCCACAGTCCACATCATCAAGACAGCTATTCTAAACTTTGATGAGTATGCAATCAGCAAAGAAGGGATTGAG AAAATTCTGACAATGGTCCCAACAGAAGAGGAAAAGCAGAAGATCCAGGAGGCTCAGATTGCTAACCCTGATGTCCCCTTAGGATCAGCAGAACAGTTCCTTCTTACACTATCCTCTATCAGCGGACTGACATCTCGCCTTCAGCTCTGGGCCTTTAAATTGGACTATGAAACTATGGAGAAG GAAATCGCTGAACCACTGTTTGACCTGAAGTTGGGAATGGAGCAACTATCGAAGAATAAGACATTTAAGGTGATCCTGGCCTCACTCTTGGCAGTTGGAAACTTTCTGAATGGGTCAAAT GCCAAAGGCTTTGACCTTGGTTACCTGGAAAAGGTCTCAGAGGTGAAGGACACCGTTCACAGACAAACTCTTCTCCATCATATGTGTAACATAGTGATTGAGAAGTGCCCTGACACCTCCGACCTGTACTCTGAAATCGCAGCCATTACTCGATCATCTAAG GTAGATTTTGATGAATTGGCTGATAGTTTGGTACAACTGGAGAAGAGATGCCGGGAATCATGGGACAGCCTTAAAGTCATTGCCAAACACGAGACCAAACCAGGCTTGAAGAACAAAATGACCGACTTCCTGAAGAGCAGCACTGACAAAATCGTCATCTTAAAGATCGTGCATCGGAGGATACTTAACCG GTTCCGGTCTTTCTTGCTGTACCTGGGCTATACCTACTCCTCTGCCAGAGACATGAAGATAACGCGATTCTGCCGAGTAATCAGTGAGTTTGCACTCGAGTACAGGACAGCGCGTGAGAGGGTGCTGCAGCAGAAACAGAAGAGAGCTGCATACAGAGAACGGAACAAGACCAGAGGGAGGATGATCACGGAG ACCGCCAAGTTCTCTAGTGCTGCTACAACAACGATGACAACGGAAAGTAACATTACATTAACCAGCAACAGATTACATACTCAGTCGTCTGAGGAGGGACATGAAAATATGACCAATATTCTGATCTCATCTGGGGAGCCCAACACCCGCAGGAGCCGCGGAGTCCGAA GCTTAGGTCGGGCCAGTCCTCCAGATTTGTCAGGAAACAAAGAAGAACAAGGCGGATCACCTGTAGATGCCTCTGATGAGATCATGGATAGACTAGTGCAGTCTGTGACTCAGAACCCAAACCCAAGGGTAGTAGCCCAAAAAGAACGAAAGCGATCAAGAGCAAATAGGAAGTCCT TGAGAAGAACCCTGAAGAGTGGTATAAGCGATGATCTGGTTCAAGCGCTGGGACTATCCAAATCCTCGGAGGTTGTAGTGTGA
- the FHOD1 gene encoding FH1/FH2 domain-containing protein 1 isoform X3 has protein sequence MAFIPCRVQYLDDMDPFVCTNFPEPRRPPVYNFPETAPLMDQLPALHKLLEAPLKLEDCILQLSTNGNYLDIELSLAEQRDYLEAFYEDISKGRRPTLILRTQLSVRVHAILEKLYNSNGPELRRSLFSLKQLFQEDKDLVPEFVNSEGLTCLIKVGAEADQNYQNYILRALSQIMLFVDGMNGVINHNETVQWLYTLCGSPYRLVVKTALKLLIVFVEYTESNAPLLIKAVNIVDHKRGTNPWSNLIDILEEKNGADSELLVFAMTLINKQIQFSGKQTLAALPDQDSFYDVTDCLEQQGMEKLIQRHMNYKGTDPDLKQRLALYESALKMEDGDNEESSGGPRKDRRKNSLGVEEGRRSRRSLGNSAEVWAKINNNSTAPVMPPIENSINLQNAAKPFSMPKPTVCIVPPSPPKQPPADKLPSPSPESSKMEQNVQLPTPEVTPDKQSSSESHNMHSSSANISLSRSSPEVDKAPIVNDRSIFKNRFLENLAATELEKMSALSKGRQEMLAEAVRNGSGNDEDEESSPEQEADKASMEDFGIQEQRKGDLSEKEEKNDSVNEKEVCSGSSDSSASSTLEREERGDREEPESEPANPGNAPPLTTDRSSSKKFMLDMLYTKNQNNADPEIHSANSTVSTDPGKPPRDMKSPVARTEIYEPETSPTKVPVENGSDSRKGVRAQYSIDAETNAKNLEKTLMTPFKKPAETLWEQTPQPPQMDLKIKDLDFTDLCEEEDFDVLDFEATETVAPSRSSNVNHSPPSISGLPLPPPPPPPPLGSCPGFPSPIPPPPVCPPPPLGRAPHLPPPPPAPPSFSPVLQDSFNTTVNKKRKTVKLFWKEMKEADCNSRGKFGKGTLWESLDKINVDTEKLEHLFESKAKELISSKKGAEVKKQALVVLDPKRSNAINIGLTVLPTVHIIKTAILNFDEYAISKEGIEKILTMVPTEEEKQKIQEAQIANPDVPLGSAEQFLLTLSSISGLTSRLQLWAFKLDYETMEKEIAEPLFDLKLGMEQLSKNKTFKVILASLLAVGNFLNGSNAKGFDLGYLEKVSEVKDTVHRQTLLHHMCNIVIEKCPDTSDLYSEIAAITRSSKVDFDELADSLVQLEKRCRESWDSLKVIAKHETKPGLKNKMTDFLKSSTDKIVILKIVHRRILNRFRSFLLYLGYTYSSARDMKITRFCRVISEFALEYRTARERVLQQKQKRAAYRERNKTRGRMITETAKFSSAATTTMTTESNITLTSNRLHTQSSEEGHENMTNILISSGEPNTRRSRGVRSLGRASPPDLSGNKEEQGGSPVDASDEIMDRLVQSVTQNPNPRVVAQKERKRSRANRKSLRRTLKSGISDDLVQALGLSKSSEVVV, from the exons CAAAGGCAGACGACCAACGCTGATCCTCCGGACACAGCTGTCGGTGAGAGTCCACGCCATTCTAG AGAAGTTATACAATTCCAATGGCCCGGAGTTACGGAGGTCGCTCTTCTCTCTAAAGCAGCTTTTCCAG GAAGACAAGGATCTAGTGCCAGAGTTTGTGAATTCTGAGGGGCTGACATGTCTCATCAAGGTTGGGGCTGAGGCAGACCAGAACTACCAGAACTACATCCTTAGAG CTTTGAGTCAGATCATGCTCTTTGTGGATGGTATGAATGGTGTGATAAATCACAATGAGACGGTCCAGTGGTTATACACTCTCTGCGGCAGTCCG TACCGCCTTGTGGTAAAGACTGCTCTAAAGCTGTTGATAGTCTTTGTGGAGTACACAGAATCCAATGCACCTCTTCTTATCAAAGCCGTGAATATTGTGGATCATAAGCGGG GTACTAACCCATGGTCGAACCTCATAGATATTCTGGAAGAGAAGAATGGGGCAGACTCAGAACTTCTTGTGTTCGCCATGACCCTCATTAACAAG CAAATCCAATTTTCAGGAAAGCAG ACACTGGCAGCTCTCCCAGATCAGGACTCCTTCTACGACGTTACGGACTGTCTGGAGCAGCAGGGGATGGAGAAGCTCATCCAGCGACACATGAACTACAAGGGGACAGACCCAGACCTCAAGCAGCGACTAGCCCTGTATGAG AGTGCTTTAAAAATGGAGGATGGTGACAATGAAGAGTCATCTGGAGGTCCTCGCAAGGATCGTAGGAAAAATTCTCTTGGGGTAGAAGAGGGGCGACGCTCAAGACGTTCACTGGGCAATAGCGCAGAAGTCTGGGCAAAGATAAACAACAATTCCACTGCACCAGTAATGCCCCCTATTGAAAACAGCATTAACCTGCAGAATGCTGCTAAACCATTCTCCATGCCCAAGCCAACTGTTTGCATTGTGCCCCCTTCTCCACCAAAGCAACCACCAGCAGATAAGCTGCCATCTCCCAGTCCTGAAAGCTCTAAGATGGAACAGAATGTACAGCTGCCGACCCCTGAAGTGACACCCGACAAGCA GTCAAGCTCTGAAAGCCATAACATGCACAGCAGCTCTGCCAATATCTCCTTGTCTAGATCCTCGCCAGAAGTAGACAAAGCCCCTATAGTCAATGATCGAAGTATATTTAA AAACCGATTTCTTGAGAACCTGGCTGCCACAGAGTTAGAaaagatgtctgccttgtccaaAGGTAGACAGGAGATGCTGGCAGAAGCCGTGCGGAACGGGAGTGGAAACGATGAAGATGAAGAATCTTCCCCGGAGCAGGAGGCAGACAAAGCCAGCATGGAGGACTTTGGCATCCAGGAACAAA GAAAAGGGGATCTGAGTGAGAAGGAGGAGAAAAATGACAGTGTGAATGAGAAAGAAGTGTGCTCGGGGTCCAGCGATTCCTCTGCTAGCAGCACCTTGGAGAGAGAGGAAAGAGGAGACCGAGAGGAGCCTGAATCAGAACCAG CAAACCCCGGTAATGCCCCTCCACTCACCACTGACCGTAGCAGCTCTAAGAAATTCATGCTGGACATGCTATATACTAAAAACCAGAATAACGCTGACCCAGAAATTCACAGTGCAAACAGTACAGTTTCTACTGACCCAGGGAAGCCACCAAGAGACATGAAGTCTCCAGTAGCCAGGACAGAAATCTATGAGCCGGAGACTTCTCCCACCAAAGTTCCTGTGGAAAATGGTTCAGACTCTCGTAAAGGCGTTAGGGCCCAGTACAGCATTGATGCTGAAACCAATGCCAAAAACCTAGAGAAGACACTCATGACCCCCTTCAAAAAACCTGCTGAAACCCTGTGGGAGCAAACCCCACAACCCCCACAGATGGATCTGAAAATTAAGGACTTGGACTTCACAGacttgtgtgaggaggaggattttGATGTACTTGATTTTGAGGCCACAGAAACTGTTGCACCTTCTCGATCATCCAATGTAAATCATTCTCCACCATCCATTTCAGGGTTGCCACTtccaccccctcctccaccaccaccacttgGCAGTTGTCCTGGATTTCCTTCACCAATCCCTCCACCTCCAGtgtgtcctccacctcctctaggaAGGGCACCCCACTTACCACCACCACCTCCTGCACCTCCCAGCTTCAGCCCTGTGTTACAGGACTCATTTAACACAACTGTAAATAAGAAGAGGAAGACAGTAAAGCTGTTCTGGAAGGAGATGAAAGAGGCAGACTGCAACAGTCGGGGAAAGTTTGGCAAAGGCACTTTGTGGGAGTCACTGGACAAGATCAATGTGGACACTGAGAAACTTGAACATCTTTTTGAGTCTAAAGCCAAAGAACTAATTTCTTCCAAG aAAGGAGCAGAAGTAAAGAAACAGGCTCTGGTGGTGTTGGACCCGAAGAGAAGCAACGCTATTAACATTGGCCTCACAGTTCTTCCCACAGTCCACATCATCAAGACAGCTATTCTAAACTTTGATGAGTATGCAATCAGCAAAGAAGGGATTGAG AAAATTCTGACAATGGTCCCAACAGAAGAGGAAAAGCAGAAGATCCAGGAGGCTCAGATTGCTAACCCTGATGTCCCCTTAGGATCAGCAGAACAGTTCCTTCTTACACTATCCTCTATCAGCGGACTGACATCTCGCCTTCAGCTCTGGGCCTTTAAATTGGACTATGAAACTATGGAGAAG GAAATCGCTGAACCACTGTTTGACCTGAAGTTGGGAATGGAGCAACTATCGAAGAATAAGACATTTAAGGTGATCCTGGCCTCACTCTTGGCAGTTGGAAACTTTCTGAATGGGTCAAAT GCCAAAGGCTTTGACCTTGGTTACCTGGAAAAGGTCTCAGAGGTGAAGGACACCGTTCACAGACAAACTCTTCTCCATCATATGTGTAACATAGTGATTGAGAAGTGCCCTGACACCTCCGACCTGTACTCTGAAATCGCAGCCATTACTCGATCATCTAAG GTAGATTTTGATGAATTGGCTGATAGTTTGGTACAACTGGAGAAGAGATGCCGGGAATCATGGGACAGCCTTAAAGTCATTGCCAAACACGAGACCAAACCAGGCTTGAAGAACAAAATGACCGACTTCCTGAAGAGCAGCACTGACAAAATCGTCATCTTAAAGATCGTGCATCGGAGGATACTTAACCG GTTCCGGTCTTTCTTGCTGTACCTGGGCTATACCTACTCCTCTGCCAGAGACATGAAGATAACGCGATTCTGCCGAGTAATCAGTGAGTTTGCACTCGAGTACAGGACAGCGCGTGAGAGGGTGCTGCAGCAGAAACAGAAGAGAGCTGCATACAGAGAACGGAACAAGACCAGAGGGAGGATGATCACGGAG ACCGCCAAGTTCTCTAGTGCTGCTACAACAACGATGACAACGGAAAGTAACATTACATTAACCAGCAACAGATTACATACTCAGTCGTCTGAGGAGGGACATGAAAATATGACCAATATTCTGATCTCATCTGGGGAGCCCAACACCCGCAGGAGCCGCGGAGTCCGAA GCTTAGGTCGGGCCAGTCCTCCAGATTTGTCAGGAAACAAAGAAGAACAAGGCGGATCACCTGTAGATGCCTCTGATGAGATCATGGATAGACTAGTGCAGTCTGTGACTCAGAACCCAAACCCAAGGGTAGTAGCCCAAAAAGAACGAAAGCGATCAAGAGCAAATAGGAAGTCCT TGAGAAGAACCCTGAAGAGTGGTATAAGCGATGATCTGGTTCAAGCGCTGGGACTATCCAAATCCTCGGAGGTTGTAGTGTGA